One Gloeobacter morelensis MG652769 DNA window includes the following coding sequences:
- the infA gene encoding translation initiation factor IF-1, giving the protein MAKQDVIEMEGTVVESLPNAMFRVELDNSFNILAHISGKIRRNYIKILPGDRVKVELTPYDLTKGRITYRLRK; this is encoded by the coding sequence AGACGTCATTGAGATGGAAGGAACCGTTGTCGAGTCGCTCCCCAACGCCATGTTTCGGGTCGAACTCGACAACAGTTTCAACATCCTCGCCCACATCTCCGGCAAAATCCGCCGCAACTATATCAAGATCCTGCCCGGCGACCGCGTCAAAGTCGAATTGACCCCCTACGATCTCACCAAGGGGCGCATCACCTACCGCCTGCGCAAGTAG
- the ppc gene encoding phosphoenolpyruvate carboxylase translates to MNWDTPIDLAAAGSPSALSHQSLRDNIELVEQLLRQVAAQEGGGDLVELLDRLWASHQDRGGEGLALIRALSLEKSVLAIRAFSIYFQLINIVEQHHERKRLRLQASFSADTAQPGSFCWLFDEMKSLGVSTPEIERVLQQLDVRLVFTAHPTEIVRRTIRTKHRRIVHLLDDLDNALSEWQQQQVHTALLEEIRVWWRTDELHQVRPTVLDEVAHTVHYFEEVLFEAMPRVRSELIRCLDMFHPSLTRSLGTFCRFGSWVGADRDGNPSVTALTTWRTACHHRGRVLAKYIKSVERLRDLLSLAEGNPPQDLLLALEQDQRDLGEVYERYSVVYLQEPYRLKLSYILERLEHTCERNAWLEVHGPQRLSQPDEPGWLHYYRHAHELLAELHLLRQCLRTTGIGCRLLETLIDQVEVFGFHLAGLDVRQDSTRHEDTLTEVSAKLRLMATPYSELDEQARLEWLVRELQTLRPLIPAELPFSARTEETIQTFRMIRRLQKEFGSEICHTYIISMSKQASDLLEVLLLAEEAGLFDPATGTGTLMVVPLFETVEDLRNAPHVLEQLFSLPLYRCYLTCHQNLQEVMLGYSDSNKDSGFLSSSWEIFLAQQHIQQVARRHGVQLRIFHGRGGTVGRGGGPSYQAILAQPDGTVSGRIKITEQGEVLASKYSLSELAAFNIETVTAAVIQASVLPTSPPGSRNWELRLQELSDVARRTYRQLVYEQEGFIDFFCHVTPIDEISQLQISSRPSRREGRRDLASLRAIPWVFSWTQSRFLLQAWYGLGTALDGFIRCNCERNLAELRSMYRQWPFFRTLISKVEMTLAKVDLQVAANYVQELLPKEHKYTGECIFALITAELERTHECVLAITEHRQLLEDNPPLQRSIALRNATIAPLGYLQATLLKYLRYENRQPRSYSRNELLRGALLTINGIAAGMRNTG, encoded by the coding sequence GTGAACTGGGATACTCCGATCGACCTTGCTGCCGCCGGTTCTCCCTCGGCACTCTCCCACCAGTCGCTGCGCGACAACATCGAACTGGTAGAGCAACTTTTGCGGCAGGTGGCTGCCCAAGAAGGCGGGGGCGATCTGGTGGAACTGCTCGATCGGCTGTGGGCCTCCCACCAAGATCGCGGCGGCGAAGGCCTGGCGCTCATCCGCGCACTTTCCCTCGAAAAATCGGTGCTCGCCATCCGGGCCTTTTCGATCTATTTCCAGCTCATCAATATCGTCGAGCAGCACCACGAGCGCAAGCGGCTGCGGCTGCAGGCCAGTTTCAGCGCCGATACCGCCCAGCCGGGCTCCTTTTGCTGGCTGTTTGACGAGATGAAAAGCCTCGGCGTCTCCACCCCCGAGATCGAGCGCGTCCTGCAACAACTCGATGTGCGCCTGGTGTTTACCGCCCATCCTACCGAGATCGTCCGCCGCACGATCCGCACCAAGCACCGCCGGATCGTGCATCTGCTCGACGATCTCGACAACGCCCTCAGCGAATGGCAGCAGCAGCAGGTACACACGGCCCTGCTGGAGGAGATCCGCGTCTGGTGGCGCACCGACGAGTTGCACCAGGTGCGCCCGACCGTGCTCGACGAGGTGGCCCACACGGTCCACTACTTCGAGGAGGTGCTCTTCGAGGCGATGCCGCGGGTGCGCAGCGAACTGATTCGCTGCCTCGACATGTTCCATCCGTCGCTCACCCGTTCGCTGGGCACCTTCTGCCGCTTTGGCTCGTGGGTAGGCGCCGACCGCGACGGCAACCCCTCGGTGACCGCCCTCACCACCTGGAGGACCGCCTGCCACCACCGCGGCCGGGTGCTCGCCAAGTACATCAAGAGCGTCGAGCGCCTGCGCGACTTGCTCAGCCTCGCCGAGGGCAACCCGCCTCAAGATCTGCTGCTGGCCCTGGAGCAGGACCAGCGCGACCTGGGCGAGGTCTACGAACGCTATTCGGTGGTCTATCTGCAGGAACCTTACAGGCTGAAGCTGTCCTATATTCTCGAGCGGCTGGAGCACACCTGCGAGCGCAACGCCTGGCTGGAGGTGCACGGTCCCCAGCGCCTCAGCCAGCCCGACGAGCCGGGGTGGCTGCACTATTACCGCCACGCCCACGAACTGTTGGCGGAACTGCACCTGCTCAGGCAGTGCCTGCGCACCACCGGGATCGGTTGCCGGCTCCTGGAGACACTCATCGATCAAGTGGAGGTGTTCGGCTTTCATCTGGCCGGTCTCGATGTACGCCAGGACAGCACCCGCCACGAGGATACCCTCACGGAGGTGAGCGCCAAGCTGCGCCTGATGGCCACCCCCTACTCCGAACTCGATGAGCAGGCGCGCCTGGAGTGGCTGGTGCGCGAACTGCAGACCCTCAGACCGCTCATCCCGGCGGAATTGCCCTTCTCGGCCCGCACCGAGGAGACCATCCAGACTTTTCGGATGATCCGCAGGCTGCAAAAAGAATTCGGCTCCGAAATTTGCCACACCTACATCATCTCGATGAGCAAGCAGGCGAGCGATCTCCTGGAGGTGCTCCTCCTCGCCGAAGAGGCAGGATTGTTCGACCCGGCCACCGGCACCGGCACGCTGATGGTGGTGCCGCTCTTCGAGACGGTCGAAGACCTGCGCAACGCTCCGCACGTCCTGGAGCAGCTGTTCTCGCTGCCTTTGTACCGCTGCTATCTCACCTGCCACCAGAATCTGCAGGAGGTGATGCTGGGCTACTCCGACTCGAACAAAGATTCGGGTTTTCTCTCGAGCAGCTGGGAAATTTTTCTAGCCCAGCAGCACATCCAGCAGGTAGCCCGCCGCCACGGTGTGCAGCTGCGCATCTTCCACGGCCGCGGTGGCACCGTCGGCCGCGGCGGCGGCCCCTCCTACCAGGCCATCCTCGCCCAGCCCGACGGCACCGTGAGCGGCCGCATCAAGATCACCGAGCAGGGCGAAGTGCTCGCTTCGAAGTATTCGCTCTCCGAACTGGCCGCCTTCAATATCGAGACGGTGACCGCGGCGGTCATCCAGGCGAGCGTGCTGCCCACCAGCCCGCCCGGCAGCCGCAACTGGGAACTGCGGCTGCAGGAGTTGTCGGATGTAGCCCGGCGCACCTACCGGCAACTGGTCTACGAGCAAGAAGGTTTCATCGACTTTTTCTGCCACGTCACTCCCATCGACGAAATTTCCCAACTGCAAATCAGCTCCCGGCCGTCCCGGCGCGAAGGCCGCCGGGATCTTGCCAGTCTGCGGGCGATTCCGTGGGTGTTCTCCTGGACCCAGAGCCGCTTTTTGCTGCAGGCCTGGTACGGTCTGGGCACCGCCCTGGATGGGTTTATCCGCTGCAACTGCGAGCGCAATCTGGCCGAATTGCGCTCGATGTACCGGCAGTGGCCGTTTTTTCGCACGCTGATCTCCAAAGTCGAAATGACCCTGGCCAAAGTCGACCTGCAAGTCGCTGCCAATTATGTCCAGGAACTGCTGCCAAAAGAGCACAAGTACACCGGCGAGTGCATCTTCGCGCTGATTACTGCTGAGCTGGAGCGCACCCACGAGTGCGTGCTCGCCATCACCGAGCACCGGCAGTTGCTCGAAGATAACCCCCCCCTGCAGCGTTCCATCGCGCTTCGCAACGCCACGATTGCACCGCTGGGCTATTTGCAGGCTACTTTGCTCAAATACCTGCGCTACGAAAACCGCCAGCCTCGATCCTATTCGCGCAACGAGCTGTTGCGGGGAGCGCTGTTGACCATCAACGGCATCGCCGCCGGTATGCGCAACACCGGCTGA
- a CDS encoding iron uptake porin encodes MRHAYVSLGLAGALGLLAVVAQPAVAEMPTTSVNDLSSPSLFGPRGTTAQVNSVSELTDVDPNSWAFQALKSVVERYGCLEGYPDKTYRGNRPLTRYEFAAGLNACLEKINELITASTANLATKEDLATLQRLQEEFRNELAALRGRVDALEAKTKEIESKLFSTTAKLDAEVIMSAAIQGGDVNYNYVDGAGNSQGFGGQANANFIARTRLNIRANSLITRGDQLRVRLNGRAGESTPFTSRQGRVGRIDYAESTGGPLDGRAPVDFDKVYYDFPLSLFGGTNNLRIRFGPRIENIDLLGRNKFTQNEGQQFSFRNFRKDPLLIQIQESSHPGAHLDLRFSRQFALRVFYAARDGGSAGGIADEAGNVPFGGSGLFGGSTQIAAEIGFQPTPSIDIGIGYSYVNVSSAGGSTGFIFGDASGSGGGDARLRYDAGNVSNVGHNIFNAHVDWDILPQVAIFGRYTFANSNFFGYANGGANGVNVGGSLDSNTWMAGLAFPDLFGRGNALQVAYLQPIQISNNGVIAFPTEGSNPSDDPRGAQNVFEGSVNPITGVVSGLPFNRTGTEGNVAVAYRFRVSDRLSLTPEVLFVINPNNVNQNGLTVGNVRATFEF; translated from the coding sequence ATGCGACATGCTTACGTAAGCTTGGGGCTGGCCGGCGCGCTGGGCCTTCTTGCTGTGGTCGCGCAGCCGGCTGTTGCCGAGATGCCGACGACGAGCGTCAACGATCTGAGTAGCCCATCGCTGTTCGGGCCAAGGGGCACCACTGCCCAGGTCAACTCGGTCTCTGAGCTGACCGACGTCGATCCCAATTCCTGGGCGTTCCAGGCGCTCAAGAGCGTCGTCGAGCGCTACGGTTGCCTGGAGGGCTACCCCGACAAGACCTACCGGGGCAACCGGCCGCTGACCCGCTACGAATTTGCCGCCGGTCTGAACGCCTGCCTTGAAAAGATCAATGAACTGATCACCGCTTCCACCGCCAACCTGGCCACCAAAGAAGACCTGGCCACGCTGCAGCGGCTGCAGGAAGAGTTCCGCAACGAACTGGCCGCACTGCGCGGTCGCGTAGACGCCCTCGAAGCAAAAACCAAAGAAATCGAATCGAAGCTCTTCTCGACGACCGCCAAACTCGACGCCGAAGTGATCATGTCCGCGGCCATCCAGGGCGGCGACGTCAACTACAACTACGTCGATGGCGCCGGCAACTCCCAGGGGTTCGGCGGCCAGGCCAACGCCAACTTCATCGCCCGTACCCGCCTCAACATCCGGGCCAACTCGCTGATTACCCGGGGTGACCAGTTGCGCGTCCGCCTCAACGGCCGCGCCGGCGAATCGACCCCCTTTACTTCCCGTCAGGGCCGCGTCGGCCGTATCGACTACGCCGAATCGACCGGCGGTCCGCTTGACGGCCGCGCTCCGGTCGATTTCGACAAGGTCTACTACGACTTTCCGCTTTCGCTGTTCGGCGGCACCAACAACCTGCGCATCCGCTTCGGCCCGCGCATCGAGAACATCGACCTGCTCGGCCGCAACAAGTTCACCCAGAACGAAGGCCAGCAGTTCTCCTTCCGCAACTTCAGAAAAGACCCGCTGCTCATTCAGATTCAAGAAAGCTCCCACCCCGGTGCCCACCTCGACCTGCGCTTCAGCCGCCAGTTCGCCCTGCGCGTCTTCTACGCGGCGCGCGACGGCGGTTCGGCCGGCGGCATCGCCGATGAGGCAGGCAACGTACCCTTCGGTGGTTCGGGCCTCTTTGGCGGCAGCACCCAGATTGCGGCTGAGATCGGCTTCCAGCCCACCCCGTCCATCGACATTGGTATCGGCTACAGCTACGTCAACGTCTCCTCGGCGGGCGGCAGCACCGGCTTTATCTTCGGTGACGCCTCCGGTTCGGGCGGCGGCGACGCTCGGCTGCGCTACGACGCAGGCAACGTCAGCAACGTCGGCCACAACATCTTCAACGCCCACGTCGATTGGGACATTCTGCCCCAGGTCGCCATCTTCGGCCGCTACACCTTCGCCAACTCCAACTTCTTCGGCTACGCCAACGGCGGTGCGAACGGCGTGAACGTCGGCGGTTCGCTCGATTCCAACACCTGGATGGCCGGTCTCGCCTTCCCCGATCTGTTCGGCCGCGGCAACGCGCTGCAGGTGGCCTACCTGCAGCCCATCCAGATCTCCAACAACGGCGTGATTGCCTTCCCGACTGAGGGCAGCAACCCGTCCGACGATCCGCGCGGTGCGCAGAACGTGTTCGAAGGCAGCGTCAACCCGATCACCGGCGTGGTGAGCGGCCTACCCTTCAACCGCACCGGCACCGAGGGCAACGTCGCGGTCGCCTACCGCTTCCGGGTCTCCGACCGGCTGTCGCTCACCCCGGAGGTGCTCTTTGTGATCAACCCCAACAACGTCAACCAGAATGGTCTGACGGTGGGTAACGTCCGGGCCACCTTCGAGTTCTAA
- the crtE gene encoding geranylgeranyl diphosphate synthase CrtE, translating to MSQFDLDAYLRQCRSQVEAALDRYLPQQYPDKLYEAMRYSLLAGGKRLRPILCLTSCRMCGGSAELALPTACALEMVHTMSLIHDDLPAMDDDDYRRGKLTNHKVYGEDMAILAGDALLAYAFQLIAEKTVGATPERIVEVLGRLGKAASGAGLVGGQVVDLESEGRTIALETLEYIHTHKTGALLEVSVVSGAILAGADGGVVERLTRYSRCIGLAFQIRDDLLDISATQAELGKTAGKDLRDRKATYPSLLGYDGALERAEQLREQAVAELADFGESARPLTALAEFIVQRRH from the coding sequence ATGTCACAGTTCGACCTCGACGCTTACCTACGCCAGTGCCGCTCGCAGGTGGAAGCCGCCCTCGATCGCTATCTGCCCCAGCAGTACCCGGACAAGCTCTACGAAGCGATGCGCTATTCGCTTTTGGCGGGAGGCAAGCGCCTGCGGCCGATTCTGTGTCTAACCAGTTGTCGGATGTGCGGCGGCAGCGCGGAGCTGGCGCTGCCCACCGCCTGTGCCCTGGAGATGGTGCACACCATGTCGCTCATTCACGACGACCTGCCCGCCATGGACGACGACGACTACCGCCGGGGCAAGCTCACCAACCACAAAGTCTACGGCGAGGACATGGCCATCCTGGCGGGGGATGCCCTGCTTGCCTACGCCTTTCAATTGATTGCCGAAAAAACCGTGGGGGCCACCCCCGAGCGCATCGTCGAGGTGCTCGGCCGACTGGGTAAAGCAGCGAGCGGCGCCGGCCTGGTCGGGGGCCAGGTGGTCGATCTCGAATCGGAAGGCCGGACCATTGCCCTCGAAACCCTCGAATACATTCATACCCACAAGACCGGGGCCTTGCTCGAAGTCTCGGTGGTCTCCGGCGCCATTCTGGCCGGCGCCGACGGCGGGGTCGTCGAGCGGTTGACCCGCTACAGCCGCTGCATCGGACTGGCTTTTCAAATCCGCGACGATTTGCTCGACATCAGCGCCACCCAGGCCGAACTGGGCAAGACCGCCGGCAAGGATCTGCGCGACCGCAAGGCAACCTACCCGAGCCTGCTGGGCTACGACGGGGCGCTTGAACGTGCCGAGCAGTTGCGGGAGCAGGCGGTGGCAGAATTGGCGGATTTTGGCGAATCGGCCCGACCGCTGACCGCCCTTGCCGAATTTATTGTGCAACGGCGCCATTAA
- a CDS encoding glycoside hydrolase family 3 protein, translating to MANLPRAAQLNLKEAIGQLLVPRISGFLLDHQRLYPQWELDAARLEAAIVTHGVGGVLVYGGSLGDTFLKIQALQQQAALPLLVAADLEAGCGQHIRGATVLPVARALGAAAEADYAYHCGAITAREARLVGINWVLAPCLDVMSNPRNPVIGLRSFGENPREVARLGVAFAAGLRDGGVLSAIKHFPGHGDVEVDSHLALPVLGRERARLEAEDWLPFRAVLAAGADSLMSAHLRVPALDPEWPATLSRRILTEIVREGWGYTGIIVTDALNMGAIASWPAPAVRALQAGADVIMMPESVPDTVDLIVSAVRRGLLSEERLYASVERVLAAKARLAPPSASPLAIEQRSGQALEQMIAKAAVTVERDRAGLLPVPCLKPTLNILVVDRCLDGAVAAASPILDRRELGPHYETHWLEAAAGEEYLAFLSGRAAAHERTLVQVLTPVRAYRGTAGVHPAAEHFLRSLPGERTILVSYTNPYLGQEFEHLSTVLNAFNNSPASHAAALERLES from the coding sequence ATGGCTAATTTACCGCGCGCCGCACAACTGAACTTAAAAGAAGCCATCGGTCAGTTGCTGGTGCCGCGCATCTCCGGGTTTTTGCTAGATCACCAGCGGCTCTATCCACAGTGGGAACTGGACGCAGCCCGCCTCGAAGCAGCGATAGTCACCCACGGCGTCGGTGGTGTGCTCGTCTACGGCGGCAGCCTGGGCGACACGTTCCTCAAAATTCAGGCGCTACAGCAGCAGGCGGCCCTGCCGCTCCTGGTCGCCGCCGATCTGGAGGCCGGCTGCGGCCAGCACATCCGCGGCGCCACGGTGCTGCCGGTGGCCCGCGCCCTGGGGGCGGCGGCTGAAGCCGACTACGCCTACCACTGCGGGGCGATCACCGCCCGGGAGGCGCGCTTGGTGGGCATCAACTGGGTGCTCGCCCCCTGCCTTGATGTGATGAGCAATCCCCGCAACCCGGTGATTGGTCTGCGCTCCTTCGGCGAAAACCCACGCGAGGTGGCCCGCCTGGGGGTGGCCTTTGCCGCCGGATTGCGCGACGGCGGGGTGCTCTCGGCTATCAAACATTTTCCTGGCCACGGCGATGTCGAGGTCGATTCGCACCTGGCGCTGCCGGTGCTCGGACGCGAGCGCGCCAGGCTCGAAGCGGAGGACTGGCTGCCCTTTCGGGCGGTCCTGGCGGCGGGGGCCGACAGCCTGATGAGCGCCCACCTGCGCGTCCCCGCCCTCGATCCTGAGTGGCCCGCCACGCTCTCGCGGCGGATCCTCACTGAGATCGTCCGCGAAGGGTGGGGCTATACGGGCATCATCGTCACCGACGCCCTCAACATGGGGGCGATCGCCAGCTGGCCCGCTCCGGCGGTGCGTGCCCTGCAGGCGGGCGCGGACGTGATCATGATGCCTGAGAGCGTGCCCGACACAGTCGATCTCATCGTCTCGGCGGTGCGACGGGGATTGCTCAGCGAAGAGCGGCTCTACGCTTCGGTGGAGCGGGTGCTCGCCGCCAAGGCGCGCCTGGCGCCTCCGTCCGCTTCGCCCCTCGCCATCGAGCAGCGCTCCGGCCAGGCCCTGGAGCAGATGATCGCCAAGGCGGCCGTGACCGTCGAGCGCGACCGGGCCGGGCTGTTGCCCGTTCCCTGTCTGAAGCCGACCCTCAATATTCTGGTGGTCGACCGCTGCCTGGACGGCGCGGTCGCAGCCGCTTCGCCCATTCTCGATCGCCGCGAACTGGGGCCGCACTACGAGACCCACTGGCTGGAGGCAGCCGCGGGTGAGGAGTACCTGGCGTTTTTGAGCGGGCGCGCCGCTGCCCACGAGCGCACGCTGGTGCAGGTGCTTACACCGGTGCGCGCCTACCGGGGAACGGCCGGGGTGCACCCGGCCGCGGAGCACTTCTTGCGCAGCCTGCCGGGGGAGCGCACGATCCTGGTGAGCTACACCAATCCCTACCTTGGGCAAGAGTTTGAGCACCTCTCGACGGTGCTCAACGCCTTCAACAACAGCCCCGCCAGCCACGCGGCGGCGCTGGAGCGCCTGGAGAGCTAG
- a CDS encoding sensor histidine kinase: MWPWLAVGMALGVLLGALGAWLALRGPIAVYRALLEAAPIAYVLLDSQNRLIAASSLAGRYLELPAIGLPLVELDATLMGLVLQARRGMQVQQRNVGLKTVRGDWTVGALAVPLPGLRVGLYIDDQSAVAQLLQQRDRWVGDAAHELKTPLTSIRLVAEMVLPRVGPDQQRWIERLLGEVQRLNLLVQDLLEFSRWQAGRTQLNLKEGVDLVQLVAQTWATLEPLAEHRQVRLEIDSPASVSICADEERLYRALLNLLDNAVRYSPKGEAFWVRLRSRPDWVTIEIIDSGPGFPRQDLDRVFERFYRADPARARQTGGTGLGLAIVRQIVEAHQGMVKADNHPETGGAWLSVRLPVLPVRTATAR, from the coding sequence GTGTGGCCCTGGCTGGCTGTGGGTATGGCCTTGGGAGTACTGCTGGGCGCTCTGGGCGCCTGGCTCGCTTTGCGCGGGCCGATCGCAGTCTATCGCGCTCTGCTGGAAGCTGCCCCCATCGCCTACGTTCTGCTCGATAGCCAAAACCGGCTCATCGCCGCCAGCTCCCTGGCCGGTCGCTACCTGGAATTGCCGGCTATCGGTCTACCCCTGGTCGAACTGGACGCCACCTTGATGGGCCTGGTGCTGCAGGCGCGCCGGGGCATGCAGGTACAGCAGCGCAACGTCGGCCTCAAAACCGTCCGCGGCGACTGGACGGTGGGTGCGCTGGCGGTGCCGCTGCCGGGTCTGCGGGTGGGCCTCTACATTGACGATCAAAGTGCAGTGGCCCAACTCCTTCAGCAGCGCGACCGCTGGGTGGGAGATGCCGCCCACGAACTGAAGACCCCACTCACCTCCATCCGGCTGGTGGCCGAGATGGTCCTGCCGCGGGTGGGGCCGGATCAGCAGCGCTGGATCGAGCGGCTACTGGGCGAAGTGCAGCGCCTCAATTTGTTGGTGCAGGATCTGCTCGAATTCAGCCGCTGGCAGGCGGGCCGCACCCAGTTGAATCTCAAAGAAGGGGTCGATCTGGTGCAACTTGTCGCGCAGACCTGGGCCACCCTGGAGCCGCTCGCCGAGCACCGCCAGGTGCGCCTGGAGATCGACAGCCCTGCGAGTGTGAGCATCTGTGCCGATGAAGAACGCCTCTACCGGGCTTTGCTCAATCTGCTCGACAACGCCGTGCGCTACAGTCCTAAGGGCGAAGCGTTCTGGGTGCGCCTGCGCTCGCGGCCCGATTGGGTGACCATCGAAATCATCGACAGTGGCCCCGGTTTTCCGCGCCAGGATCTCGACCGGGTGTTCGAGCGCTTTTACCGCGCCGATCCGGCCCGCGCCCGCCAGACCGGCGGTACCGGTCTGGGACTGGCCATCGTCCGCCAGATTGTCGAAGCGCACCAGGGCATGGTCAAAGCCGACAACCACCCCGAGACCGGCGGTGCCTGGCTGAGCGTGCGGCTGCCGGTGCTGCCGGTGCGCACCGCCACCGCCCGCTGA
- a CDS encoding four-helix bundle copper-binding protein, which yields MDGSYSAESNVHDQMQQCIDLCLKAHDLCLASAMRRIELGGETAGLVPVRLLLDCAELCQTHANLMSRRSEYHGRLSPICAAVCEQVATYNEIAGGDPQFQACAEACRRAGESCQKMTYADSSLGATV from the coding sequence ATGGATGGTTCTTACAGCGCCGAGAGCAATGTCCACGACCAGATGCAGCAGTGCATCGATTTGTGCCTGAAGGCCCACGACCTCTGCCTGGCTTCGGCGATGCGCCGCATCGAACTCGGAGGCGAGACAGCCGGTCTGGTGCCGGTGCGCCTGCTACTCGACTGCGCGGAACTCTGTCAGACCCACGCCAATCTGATGAGCCGCCGCTCTGAGTACCACGGCCGCCTGAGCCCCATTTGTGCTGCCGTTTGCGAGCAAGTGGCGACCTACAACGAGATAGCGGGCGGCGACCCGCAGTTCCAGGCCTGCGCCGAGGCCTGCCGCCGGGCGGGGGAGTCGTGCCAGAAGATGACCTATGCCGATTCGTCCCTGGGCGCCACCGTCTAA
- a CDS encoding SDR family oxidoreductase, translated as MSQSQQLQPPQQQERQPGLESEMTPKPQADDPKYRGSGKLQDKVALITGGDSGIGRAVAIFYAKEGADVAVLYLDEHEDARETCRLVQQIGRRCLTLAGDIGDESFCRQAVARVVDEFGRLDILVNNAAEQHPQKSIEDISAEQLERTFRTNIFSFFYMTKAALAHLKPGSAIINSTSVTAYKGSPQLLDYSSTKGAIVAFTRSLSQALLEKGIRVNGVAPGPIWTPLIPASMSPERTASHGSSAPMGRVGQPEEVAPSYVFLASDDSSYIAGQILHPNGGEVVNG; from the coding sequence ATGTCTCAGTCCCAGCAACTCCAGCCGCCCCAGCAACAGGAGCGCCAGCCCGGCCTCGAATCAGAGATGACGCCGAAGCCCCAGGCCGACGATCCCAAATACCGCGGCAGCGGCAAACTCCAGGACAAAGTGGCACTGATTACCGGCGGCGATTCGGGCATCGGCCGGGCGGTCGCCATCTTCTACGCCAAAGAAGGCGCGGATGTGGCCGTTCTCTATCTCGACGAGCACGAGGATGCCAGGGAGACCTGCCGTCTGGTACAACAAATCGGTCGGCGCTGTCTCACCCTTGCCGGGGATATCGGCGATGAGTCGTTCTGTCGGCAGGCTGTCGCACGGGTGGTCGATGAATTCGGGCGTCTCGATATCCTGGTCAACAACGCCGCCGAGCAGCACCCGCAAAAAAGCATCGAGGACATCAGCGCCGAGCAACTGGAGCGCACCTTCCGCACGAACATTTTTTCTTTTTTCTATATGACCAAGGCGGCGCTAGCGCACCTCAAACCCGGCAGCGCCATCATCAACAGCACCTCGGTGACGGCCTACAAAGGTTCACCGCAACTGCTCGACTACTCTTCCACCAAAGGGGCGATCGTCGCTTTTACGCGCTCGCTCTCCCAGGCGCTCCTCGAAAAGGGCATTCGCGTCAATGGCGTCGCCCCCGGTCCGATCTGGACGCCCTTGATCCCCGCCTCGATGTCGCCGGAGCGCACCGCCTCCCACGGCAGTTCTGCCCCGATGGGGCGCGTCGGACAACCCGAGGAAGTGGCCCCAAGCTATGTGTTCCTCGCCTCCGACGATTCGTCCTACATCGCGGGGCAGATCCTGCATCCCAACGGCGGCGAGGTGGTCAACGGCTGA